From a region of the Tiliqua scincoides isolate rTilSci1 chromosome 4, rTilSci1.hap2, whole genome shotgun sequence genome:
- the TEAD3 gene encoding transcriptional enhancer factor TEF-5 isoform X4 → MNLDQVSKDKALQSMASMSSAQIVSASVLQNKLSPPPPLPQAVFSAPTRFWSGPIPGQSGPSQDIKPFAQPAYPIQPPMPPSLASYEPLAPLPPAASAVPVWQDRTIASTKLRLLEYSAFMEVQRDPETYSKHLFVHIGQTNPSYSDPLLEAVDIRQIYDKFPEKKGGLKELYERGPQNSFFLVKFWADLNSTIQDGPGAFYGVSSQYSSAENMTITVSTKVCSFGKQVVEKVETEYARMENGRFVYRIHRSPMCEYMINFIHKLKHLPEKYMMNSVLENFTILQVVTNRDTQETLLCIAFVFEVSTSEHGAQHHVYKLVKD, encoded by the exons ATGAACTTG GATCAGGTCTCGAAGGACAAGGCTCTGCAGAGTATGGCTTCCATGTCGTCTGCACAGATTGTATCTGCCAGTGTCCTGCAGAACAAGCTCAGcccccctcctccactccctcAGGCTGTCTTCTCTGCTCCTACCAGG TTTTGGAGTGGACCTATCCCAGGACAGTCTGGACCTTCTCAGGA cATTAAACCTTTTGCACAACCAGCCtaccccatccagccacccatGCCTCCATCACTAGCCA GCTACGAGCCCCTGGCTCCTCTCCCACCTGCTGCCTCGGCTGTGCCAGTCTGGCAGGACCGCACTATCGCCTCTACCAAGCTGCGGCTCCTTGAGTATTCAGCATTCATGGAAGTGCAGCGTGACCCTGAAACG TATAGCAAGCACCTCTTCGTGCATATTGGACAGACGAACCCCTCATACAGTGATCCCCTGCTAGAAGCAGTCGACATCCGCCAGATCTATGATAAGTTCCCTGAGAAGAAAGGTGGCCTGAAGGAGCTGTATGAGAGGGGGCCCCAGAACTCCTTTTTCCTAGTCAAGTTCTGG GCGGATCTGAACAGCACCATTCAGGATGGTCCTGGCGCTTTCTACGGTGTGAGCAGTCAGTATAGCAGTGCGGAAAACATGACCATCACAGTCTCCACTAAGGTGTGCTCCTTTGGAAAGCAAGTAGTTGAGAAGGTGGAG ACTGAGTATGCCCGAATGGAAAATGGACGGTTTGTGTACCGAATCCATCGGTCGCCCATGTGCGAATACATGATCAACTTCATCCATAAACTGAAACACCTTCCAGAAAAATATATGATGAACAGCGTCCTGGAAAATTTCACCATCTTGCAG GTTGTCACGAACAGGGATACCCAGGAAACCTTGCTCTGCATAGCCTTCGTTTTTGAGGTTTCCACCAGTGAGCATGGAGCCCAGCATCATGTGTACAAGTTGGTCAAAGACTAG